GACCTAAGGCTTGCGATCGAACCTAACTTCCTGTGAATCTGTCGTATAGCTTCGCTCACGAAACCGAATTGCAGCTCACAACTGCGCTTGGCATGAGTTTCGCTAAAATGGGGGTGGAGGATTTTATGATCAAGGGCATATATCGCGCTGCATCCGGCATGCTGCCGCGGATCAAAAGACAGGAAGTCATCGCCAATAATCTGGCGAATGTGAATACGGCAGGCTTCAAACGCCAGGGTGTGTTCAGTCAGGAACTCGGCCGAGCAGAACAGCGGATAGTTCCGAAACAGGAAGGATGGGAGACTCCTATGTTAAGCGATATCTACACCGATCACTCACAGGCTGTGCTCGACCCGACAGGCAATGATTTCGACATTGCTCTGGATGGAAGCGGGTTTATGGTCGTCGAATCGCCCGAAGGAGACGAACTGTATACCCGTGCCGGAGGATTCTCGCTCTCTACAGAAGGCCAACTCATCACTTCTTCGGGGCATGTGCTGATGTCTGATGCCGGACCACTCACCCTTGAACCAGACAGCACATTTGAAGTTGGCATTGATGGGAGCATTACAATCAATGGCGAGGAGGTCGGCAGGTTGGCGTTGGTGGACTTTGAGAGACCGTATGATCTCGAGCGGCTCGATAGTGGCACGTTCAAAGCCTCGAACGGAGCTGTCCCAATAGATCCGGAGAAACTCCATGTCAGACAGGGATATCTCGAGAGAGCAAATGTCGACGTTATCCGAGAGATGATCGATATGATAACGTCATTTCGTGAATATGAATCAAATCAGAGGGCAATTCAGATAGCTGATGACACCCTTCAGAAGACAGTGAACCAAGTAGGAGCAAAGAGATAGGGAGGGCATGATATGATAAAAGCAATGAGAACAGCGGCAAGCGGTATGGCCGCGCAGCAGATGAACGTCGATACTATCGCGAATAACCTCGCGAATGTCAATACAACTGGATTCAAGAAGAGCAAGCTGGAATTTCAGGATCTTCTCTACACTAACATTCGACAGGCCGGGGTGTCGTCCTCAACAGGTACGACCGTGCCGACAGCGCTTGAGGTCGGCTACGGAACAAGGCCGGTGGCGACCGTGAGGCAGTTTCAGGTTGGCGACTTATCTCAAACCGGGAATCCACTCGATGTAGCCATCGAAGGCAACGGTTTCTTCCAGGTGACAATGCCGGACGGAACAACCGGGTTTACGCGGGATGGGTCGTTCAAGCTGTCACCTGACGGCCAGTTGACTACCTCGGATGGATTCTTCATCACGCCCGAAATCACGATTCCAGAAGATGCGGAGTCGATCTCGTTCGGATTCGACGGAAGAGTCTATGCGAAGATAGTGGGGCAAACCGACCCGCAGGAACTCGGTCAGCTCGAACTGGCGAAGTTCATCAATCCCGCCGGACTGGAAGCAATCGGCCATAACCTTTACAACCAGACCGTCGCGTCCGGCGATCCGGTCGTAGGTGTGCCGGGTGAGGAAGGGCTTGGGACTCTCGGACAGGGCTTTCTTGAGATGTCAAATGTCGATGTTGTTCAGGAGATGGTGAACATGATTGTGGCCCAAAGGGCGTACGAAATAAACTCAAAGGCCATCCAGACTTCCGACGACATGTCCGGATTGGCGAACAACCTGAAGAGATAATTATGAGAATGTTCAATATAGGATTGTTGCTTCTCTGTTTGACCGCTGCGGCTGTGCAAGCTGATTCCAGGGTCCTAGATGCAGCTCGTGATTACATCATCGACAGGTTCGATTTAGACCCGGCGTCAGTGACAGTGAGCATGCGCGACAACAAATCGTTCGATTGTCTGATTCCGGGCGATTCCATCGGAGTCTATGCGACTTCCGATGCGCCTCCACGTGGCAATTACTCCCTGCGGTACGAGATCATCAGGGGTGGTGCGATCATCAAGACAATTTCTGCGTCAGTGAGAGTATCGATCTGGGCGGATGTCTGTACGGCCAACAGAAAGATCAAGCGTGGAGAATCGATAGCACTTGACGATTTGACTGTCGAGCGCAGAGAGGTGACCCGCAATTTCGACAAGGTGATTACTTCCGCAAATGATCTGCTCGATATGAGAGCAGCGAAGTCTATTCAAGCTGGAAACGTGATAGAACGTGACATGATGGAGGTCACTCCAGTGATCAGTCGAGGAGATGAAGTGATCATCAGATGTGATGTGGGAGCAATGGAGATCAGCACTACCGGTGTAGCAAAAAATGACGGTTCGCCGGGAGATCAAATAACCGTGCAAAACAAGGCCACGAAGCAGAGAGTCATTGCAGAGGTCTTTGCGCCCGGTGTTGTTGTAATCAGAAGATAAGATGTTAAGGAGCTTGACGATGTCCATATTGATGAGACTCATTATCCTCTCGGTGGCAGCCCTGCTACTGGTGAATCCTGCCATGTCGACACCTCTGGTCGGGAGATCGGGCAGTCTCTTCACCGACATTAAAGCTCACGGAATCGGTGATATTCTGACTGTGAAGATCTATGAAGATGCCCAGGCGACAAATCTGTCGCAGACGAATGTGACGAAGGAAGGGAAGTTTGAAACCAGCGGCGGGCCGGGGATCGGGACCCTTGATTTCATCCCCATATTCGGTGCTTCCGGCGAAAACAAGAATGAATACAAAGGAACCGGCAACAATGCGCGTGCCGGCAATCTGAAAGCGCGGATGACGGTCAAAGTCGTCGCGGTGCGCACCAATGGCGATCTGGTGGTTGAAGGAAACAGACTGATCACGATCAACAATGACACTGAAACTCTGACCCTCAGCGGCATTGTCAGACCACAGGATGTCGACGCCGGTAATTCAGTAGAGTCGTACAACATCGCAGATGCGCAGATATCTTACCGTGGCAAAGGTCCGGCTTCTACCGGGTCACGGCCCGGTATAGTAATTCGTTTCCTGAACTGGATATTCTAAGGTGCAGTTATGTTTAAGAAACTAGTAATAGCAGCAATCATAATCATAGTCCCGATAATCTGGTTCGGAGCAAAGGCGATGGCTGACGTTCGGGTGAAGGATATCGCCCGCATAAATAGCCAGAATGAGGTATCGCTCATCGGCTATGGTCTGGTCGTCGGTTTGGAAGGCACGGGGGATGGTAAAGGGACGATCTTCACTGTTCAGTCGCTGGTGAACATGCTCCAGCGGATGGGCGTGACTGTGCCGGTCGATAAAGTCAAGATCAAAAATGTCGCGGCAGTCATTGTGACTGCGGCTCTTCCTCCTGGCTCAAAACAGGGAAGTAGCATCGATTGTACGGTCTCCTCCCTTGGCGATGCTACTTCCCTAAAGGGTGGCACACTGCTGATGACACCGATGAGTGCAGTTGATGGTCGAGGTTTCGGATATTCATCCGGGCCGATCTCAATTGGTGGCTTCAATGTCCAGGTGGATGAGAATAACAAGATTGTCAACAATTACACATTGGTCGGACGGATACCAAACGGGTTTCATGTTGATGTAGATTATTCGATGGAGGATTTCGACTGTCAACTTCTACAGCTCAGCCTTACGAATCCTGATTTCACGACCGCCGACAGACTCAAAGATAAAATCAACGAGGTGTTCCCGGGAAGTGCCTATCCACTCGACGCCGGAACTGTAGAGCTTGTGGTGCCCGATTCACTTCAGATGAAGTCGGGCTGGGTGAAATTTGTATCGTGCGTAGAGAACTTGACTATTGAACCGGATGTGCCTGCTCGTGTGGTGATCAATGAAAAGACCGGCACGATTGTAGCCGGAGAGAACGTGTCGATTGCGCCGGTTGCACTGGCTCACGGCACCATAACTATAAGCATCAAGTCCGTACCGGTGATTTCGCAGCCAGCTCCGTTCTCTCAGGGCAAGACTGTGGAAACTCAGGAGAGTTTCATCGATGTCACCGATGAAGAAGCGAGAATAGTATATTTCGAGGAGCGAACTAACATCTCCGAAGTTGCATCTGCGCTCAACGCTATCGGTGCCACTCCTCGTGATGTCATATCGATATTTCAAGCTCTGAAGGCAGCGGGAGCGCTGAGAGCGCAACTCGTGATACTCTGATCCTGGGAGTCCAGCGTGGTTGGTCAAATTGGAATCGACTCTGCCCGCGACATGATTCGCATGGGCGCAGATCAGAAGGACGCTACAGTCAGACGACTGAAGCTGGAGAAGGCTGCGAAAGATTTTGAGTCTCTATTCGTGTTTCAGCTACTCAAGACTATGCGTGCATCATATGTGTCGGATTCGAAGGATGACAACGGCCTGGGAAAGGGCATGTTCATGTCTATAGCCGACGAGGCGCTTGCAAACAAGATCAGTGAGACCGGAGCATTCGGAATTGCGGATAAGCTCCTTGAGGCATTCGATAAGCGGGAAGGATCTTCGGTCGGTTTGTCTCCTGACGGGATAGAATCTTCGGATGCTACTCTTCGCCGACAGATCTACCAGAATCTGCCGTCCAGAGCTAAGTTATTCGATCTCAAGGCACTCACCGACACCAGAACTAACAGAAAAGAATCAGGCTTGACTTCAGTGGAATTGGACGATGTTATCAGCGCGGCTGCGAAAGAACACAAGATTCCTGCGAAGCTGATAAGAGCAGTAATTCAGGTCGAGTCGTCCGGTGACACCTTGGCTGTCTCCAGGCGCGGCGCGAAAGGGCTCATGCAATTGACTGATTCGACTGCTTCGGAGATGGGTGTAAACAATGTCTTCGATCCGGAAGAGAATATTCAGGGCGGGGCGATGTATCTCGGTGGACTCATGAAGAGGTTTTCCGGAAATCTCAAACTCGCTTTGGCAGCCTACAACGCTGGTCCGGGAGCCGTGGAGCGTCATGGGGGGATTCCTCCCTACCCGGAGACAGAGCGTTATGTGGATAAAGTGCTGAGTATCATGGAGAATGCCAGATAAGAGGTAAAGGTATCTGTTCAAAAGTCCGACAATATGAATCGAGAGACAATTAGGAGATAGTGTGGAGTCGCTGACGAAAAAGTTGACCGACATCGTTTCACGCGAGGTCTTACAGTTCGAGCTTGTGCTCCAATTGATGGCTGACC
This portion of the Candidatus Zixiibacteriota bacterium genome encodes:
- a CDS encoding flagellar basal body L-ring protein FlgH, with product MSILMRLIILSVAALLLVNPAMSTPLVGRSGSLFTDIKAHGIGDILTVKIYEDAQATNLSQTNVTKEGKFETSGGPGIGTLDFIPIFGASGENKNEYKGTGNNARAGNLKARMTVKVVAVRTNGDLVVEGNRLITINNDTETLTLSGIVRPQDVDAGNSVESYNIADAQISYRGKGPASTGSRPGIVIRFLNWIF
- the flgA gene encoding flagellar basal body P-ring formation chaperone FlgA, with product MRMFNIGLLLLCLTAAAVQADSRVLDAARDYIIDRFDLDPASVTVSMRDNKSFDCLIPGDSIGVYATSDAPPRGNYSLRYEIIRGGAIIKTISASVRVSIWADVCTANRKIKRGESIALDDLTVERREVTRNFDKVITSANDLLDMRAAKSIQAGNVIERDMMEVTPVISRGDEVIIRCDVGAMEISTTGVAKNDGSPGDQITVQNKATKQRVIAEVFAPGVVVIRR
- a CDS encoding flagellar basal body P-ring protein FlgI, which gives rise to MFKKLVIAAIIIIVPIIWFGAKAMADVRVKDIARINSQNEVSLIGYGLVVGLEGTGDGKGTIFTVQSLVNMLQRMGVTVPVDKVKIKNVAAVIVTAALPPGSKQGSSIDCTVSSLGDATSLKGGTLLMTPMSAVDGRGFGYSSGPISIGGFNVQVDENNKIVNNYTLVGRIPNGFHVDVDYSMEDFDCQLLQLSLTNPDFTTADRLKDKINEVFPGSAYPLDAGTVELVVPDSLQMKSGWVKFVSCVENLTIEPDVPARVVINEKTGTIVAGENVSIAPVALAHGTITISIKSVPVISQPAPFSQGKTVETQESFIDVTDEEARIVYFEERTNISEVASALNAIGATPRDVISIFQALKAAGALRAQLVIL
- a CDS encoding lytic transglycosylase domain-containing protein — translated: MFMSIADEALANKISETGAFGIADKLLEAFDKREGSSVGLSPDGIESSDATLRRQIYQNLPSRAKLFDLKALTDTRTNRKESGLTSVELDDVISAAAKEHKIPAKLIRAVIQVESSGDTLAVSRRGAKGLMQLTDSTASEMGVNNVFDPEENIQGGAMYLGGLMKRFSGNLKLALAAYNAGPGAVERHGGIPPYPETERYVDKVLSIMENAR
- the flgG gene encoding flagellar basal-body rod protein FlgG, which encodes MIKAMRTAASGMAAQQMNVDTIANNLANVNTTGFKKSKLEFQDLLYTNIRQAGVSSSTGTTVPTALEVGYGTRPVATVRQFQVGDLSQTGNPLDVAIEGNGFFQVTMPDGTTGFTRDGSFKLSPDGQLTTSDGFFITPEITIPEDAESISFGFDGRVYAKIVGQTDPQELGQLELAKFINPAGLEAIGHNLYNQTVASGDPVVGVPGEEGLGTLGQGFLEMSNVDVVQEMVNMIVAQRAYEINSKAIQTSDDMSGLANNLKR
- the flgF gene encoding flagellar basal-body rod protein FlgF produces the protein MIKGIYRAASGMLPRIKRQEVIANNLANVNTAGFKRQGVFSQELGRAEQRIVPKQEGWETPMLSDIYTDHSQAVLDPTGNDFDIALDGSGFMVVESPEGDELYTRAGGFSLSTEGQLITSSGHVLMSDAGPLTLEPDSTFEVGIDGSITINGEEVGRLALVDFERPYDLERLDSGTFKASNGAVPIDPEKLHVRQGYLERANVDVIREMIDMITSFREYESNQRAIQIADDTLQKTVNQVGAKR